One region of Novosphingobium sp. 9U genomic DNA includes:
- a CDS encoding metal-dependent hydrolase, with the protein MDNLTHSLVGWALAETGLKRRTRKGLAACILAANMPDIDVFCGWAPWEPLATHRGFTHGLVGGVLLMPPLLAALLWLLDRWQQRRGSTFKSGLPMRFGWLVAISYLGALTHPMLDLQNTYAVQLLSVLSAKWFHTDGLFIVSPWLLVMLGLGIWQARRRKSGKPAVLALAVAMVFIVANIGISALAWQAPSRGAPYASPDRVFASPEPLAFWRRDVIWRQHGTITYGHFDPLRSLTLLDALGASVPDRMAEPDVQRAATASRQVRKFLAWSQLPVARVERRGCIAKVTFGDARYSGPMVSRNFNVSVSVPSAVAGCPPVR; encoded by the coding sequence ATGGATAACCTCACTCACAGCCTCGTCGGTTGGGCGCTCGCCGAGACAGGGCTGAAGCGCCGCACCCGCAAGGGCTTGGCCGCCTGCATCCTTGCGGCCAACATGCCTGACATCGACGTGTTCTGCGGCTGGGCGCCTTGGGAGCCGTTGGCGACGCACCGTGGCTTCACCCACGGTCTGGTCGGCGGCGTGCTGCTCATGCCGCCGCTGCTGGCTGCATTGCTATGGCTGCTCGACCGATGGCAGCAGCGCCGCGGGAGCACCTTCAAGAGCGGTCTGCCGATGCGCTTCGGCTGGCTCGTCGCCATCAGCTATCTGGGCGCCCTGACGCACCCGATGCTCGATCTGCAGAACACCTATGCAGTCCAGCTTCTCTCGGTCTTGAGTGCCAAGTGGTTCCACACCGATGGCCTGTTCATCGTCTCTCCCTGGCTGTTGGTCATGCTTGGCCTCGGCATCTGGCAAGCGCGACGGCGTAAAAGCGGCAAGCCGGCCGTTCTGGCGCTCGCAGTGGCTATGGTCTTCATCGTGGCGAACATCGGGATCTCGGCGCTGGCGTGGCAGGCACCATCACGCGGCGCTCCTTATGCGAGCCCCGATCGCGTCTTTGCCTCACCCGAGCCTCTCGCCTTCTGGCGCCGAGATGTGATCTGGCGTCAGCATGGTACGATCACGTACGGCCATTTCGACCCGCTGCGCAGCCTGACCTTGCTGGATGCGCTGGGCGCTTCCGTACCCGACCGCATGGCGGAGCCCGACGTCCAGCGCGCTGCTACCGCTAGCCGCCAAGTTCGCAAGTTCCTCGCCTGGTCGCAACTCCCAGTCGCTCGGGTCGAACGCCGCGGCTGCATCGCCAAAGTCACCTTCGGCGACGCGCGCTACAGCGGACCGATGGTCAGCCGCAACTTCAACGTGTCGGTCAGTGTACCGTCGGCGGTGGCGGGCTGTCCGCCGGTTCGCTGA
- a CDS encoding phosphatase PAP2 family protein: protein MANETETIAVPKYGHRIDPRKSLGLALLCWLVFAGIAWAVARGQTATFDQAGMLLWRGADLLPWGPSGLGEGVRDLTALGGVLLRNLVAIMAVVALLFIGLRREALLLALTVVLAWVVNSGIKNLVGRPRPQIVPHLMEAGGNSFPSGHSFNSAVVYISIALAFAALSRRHSVRATIIGAALVVSLVIAWSRVWLGVHWPSDVLAGWLGGAGWAFLASAVLYRPAKAAVEAVSEPADSPPPPTVH from the coding sequence ATGGCCAATGAAACCGAAACCATCGCAGTCCCGAAGTACGGCCACCGCATCGATCCGCGCAAGTCGCTGGGCCTGGCGCTGCTGTGCTGGCTTGTCTTTGCCGGGATCGCCTGGGCCGTCGCCCGCGGACAGACCGCCACGTTCGACCAGGCCGGTATGCTGCTCTGGCGCGGAGCGGACCTCCTCCCGTGGGGACCGTCGGGCCTTGGAGAGGGCGTGCGCGACCTGACCGCCCTCGGCGGTGTGCTGCTGCGCAACTTGGTCGCGATCATGGCTGTGGTGGCGCTGCTGTTCATCGGCCTGCGCCGCGAGGCTCTGCTGCTTGCGTTGACGGTGGTGCTCGCCTGGGTGGTCAACAGCGGCATCAAGAACCTGGTGGGCCGCCCGCGCCCGCAGATCGTGCCGCACCTGATGGAGGCCGGGGGCAACAGCTTTCCGAGCGGCCACAGCTTCAACTCGGCCGTGGTCTACATCAGCATTGCCCTGGCGTTCGCGGCATTGAGCCGGCGGCATTCGGTGAGAGCGACGATCATCGGAGCGGCGCTGGTGGTCAGCCTGGTGATCGCCTGGAGCCGCGTGTGGCTGGGCGTGCACTGGCCCAGCGACGTGCTCGCCGGATGGCTGGGCGGCGCCGGGTGGGCGTTCCTGGCGAGCGCGGTGCTGTACCGACCCGCGAAAGCAGCGGTGGAGGCGGTCAGCGAACCGGCGGACAGCCCGCCACCGCCGACGGTACACTGA